The following DNA comes from Castor canadensis chromosome 15, mCasCan1.hap1v2, whole genome shotgun sequence.
AGGCATGGTGCCACTGAGCAGGATGTAGGCAATGACACCCAGCGCCCACATGTCCACAGAGTTGGTGTAGGGCTTGCGGACCAAGACCTCAGGAGCAATGTACTCCGGTGTACCACAGGTGGTCTTCATCAGGCAGTCATCACCTTTCTTTCGGGCACTGGCTAGGCCGAAGTCAGTGATGATGATCTTGGAGTCAGTGCCTGGGTGGTAGTAGAGCAGATTCTCAGGCTTGAGGTCTCGGTGTGTGATGCCCAGGGCATGTAGGTACCGAACCCCATCCAGTACCATCTGCAGAACTCTTGTGGCATCCCGCTCAGTGAACGAACCCTTTGCAATAATGCGGTCAAAGAGCTCACCACCAGTGGCCAGCTCCATCACCATGTACACACGCTCCTGTGTCTCAAACACCTCTACCAACTGGATGATATTTGCATGGCGCACCCTGCGCAGAACCCGCAGCTCAGACTCACATACCTCCCGCCCCTCTCGGTACTTGGTCTCAATCATCTTGATGGCATATGGCTGTCGGGTTGCCCGATGCTCCACACGAACTACTCGGCTAAAGCTGCCTCGGCCAATCAGGGCTTTAATGTCATATTTAGCTGTCACACGTGGGTCAAACTTGGCCCTGTACTTAGCCACCCTGGCCCTGCGTGGTGGTATTGAAGGAGGTTCTGTGTGACCAATAGTGGGGGCACCATGGCAGGGGTGTGCATACTGACTGGCAACTGGGAACTCAGCTTTAACAGGGCTAACACTGTCCACCTCTGTGATGAAGTACTTGTACACATCATCCTTCATATCAGTGACGGACTCCACCTTCTTGACCAGATCCAGCTGGACATCCTTAGGTGGCTCAGGAAGGACCTTGCTTGTCCCACAGCCCATCACGGACAAGGGAGCATCTCTCCAGCGAGGCTGGCAGGACCTGCTCAGCAGGCAGTGCCCCGTCTACACCTATGCAAACAGAAGAGAGGACAAATTAGCATAGCTGGGGATATCTCTGAAGGGACACCATCCATcctctctgtcccttccttctcAATAAACCTAGTCTGATTAAGACTGACGGCATGATTCTGACATGATTCTCTGGGAGGATGACTTTGGCCCCCAAGAACTCTAGGCTCAGTGGAGCATTTAGATGAAGGCTGGGTCTGAGCTCCATGGCCTTGACTTATGTCTCCCTGGGTCTCAGTTCATTCTTCAAGTTGGGGGCAGGAACATGTACCAGGCTCAGCTGTCACAGCCCTCATCCCCCTCTCTGCTCTGCCAGGGTCCCTTCTCCTAGTTAAAGTCCCTTATATCTTAAATGTTAAACTCACTCCTCTTAATCCTCTGACTCACCTTTTTTTTGATATGGGGGTGTGGAATGTTGGTGACCTCCTCCAGCACCATCACCTGCCAGGGCTCAGAGAGCTGCTTCACTCCAAGGCCTCCTCAGAGAGCTTTCCAAGCCCTCTAGGCCTCCTATAGGGGTTGGTCCCCCCTGCAACAAACTACTACCTGGGTCTCTGCCCTAGATTTACACTTTCCTGGATGGTTTCTACTGCTTTGCTCATGTATAATCTTCTCCCTGACAGTTCCAGGATCTTGTACTTTCCCAGATCACTATGTGGATGAAATCTCATACAAGGCCCAGAGCTGGCTGAAATCCATCACAGTGAACTTGGGACCATAAACCTCAAGACAGTGCCACTAGATACCTGCAAAACTAATCTGGATTTCATCAAGAGGCAAAAGGGTCTTGAACTCAGAGAGAACACCAGCACTTAAATCCAGAGGTGTCTCAGGCTATTGATCAGAGCACCCTGATTCCTTGGGATGTGAATCCAGGAGCCCTCACCAATTTCTTCCCAGAGATATTTGGCCATTAATATCTGGTAGCTGGTGGGCCCTGGATAATGTAAAGTACTAAAGTTACTGCTTTACAGAGGTCACCACCTTTCTATCTATATGATTCCTCTCTAAGTCTACCTGAGGGACCAATGTTTGAAAACTGCTGAGAATTTCCTATTCATTATGACATACAGAATAGGTAATGAAATGATCAATTCAGgtgaaacatttattaaatatctaaTAGGTGTCAAGAATATAGGAATGAGTAAGATACAGTCCAAGATAGGttgtattttaatagaaaaaaaaaaagacataagtaaactcagtcttttttttttttttttccagtactcagggcctacacgctgagttactccaccagcccttttttgtgaagggttttttcgagatagggtctctcgaactgtttgctttgaaccgtgatcctcctgatctctgcttcctgagtagttaggattacaggtgggagccaccagcacccagataaaCTCACAGTCTTaagtgaaaaggaaaatgtacaaacagggtctcactatgtagaccagggtggcctcaaacttgccatcatcctgcctcagcctcccaagtgctaggattatggaTTAGGGAGGTTAGGGAAGGCTCTGGAAGGAGGTAACTTCCATGTTGAATCGTGAAGTAAAAATGAATCttcaagtgcaaggccttgagttcggtccctagcaccaaaaaaaaaagaaccttgaaGCAGAGGTGGAAATGGTGATTCAGATAGAGAAAACAGGCCCACATAGGTAAATTCAGAACATACCTGGGCATGGGCAGTTTAGTTGTACAAAGGCAGGGTTGGGGTTGATGGTTTAGAAGgtcaacaggaaccagattaTAGAATGCGGCAGAAGCTCTGGTGAGGAAAGTGAGAACCAGGGCCTTCCTAGAAGGTGATGGAGAACTATCAAAGGGTTTATGAGGAAAGAGAGGCATTCTgatctgtgtttaaaaaaaaaatgtgaggatGGACTAGAAAAAGGTCAAAGTGGACTAAAGGGGACAGTAAAAGTGTGGTGGGGTAGAACTGACTGTTATCAACAGTATAATTAAAAGGGGCTGGACATGATGGgtagaagggaagaggagggcaGCACTTTAGTTCCACTCTCAACACCTAGGCAAAGAGTACAGCAGGAGGCCCAGTTTGGGAAACAGTGGGAGATTTCAGTTTTGGATACACTGCAGTGTATCCTGGAAGATCCAGGTGACATTTAATGCAGGTCACTGGATATAGAATCTGATGTATGAAAAGAGATTGTCACTACCCACTGCCCATGGGTAGTGCTTGGAGCTGAAAGGTAGTAAATACATCTCCTCACACCCTTGTGAAGCCAGCAACTAATCCCATCAAAGGCAGCAGAGGAAGCCCCAGGCAGGTTTTACCATGGCACTTAGGGGGACACAGAGAACCCACAGAGGCCATCGGATTTCGGTGAGTTGAGAGCTTGAATTCAAGGTAGTGAGGCCAGTCCTGATTAATATGGCCACCTATTTCAAGGACCAAGTTTATCACTAAACATACCCAAGACTGTGATTACAAATCTATTGGATACGGGATGgaagtgtagcttagtggtagagcgtttgcctagcatgcgcaaagCCCTGGGTACAAAAggatccccagtacaaaaaaataaaggggaaaaaagatacaaaccaa
Coding sequences within:
- the Pskh1 gene encoding serine/threonine-protein kinase H1 isoform X1 — encoded protein: MGCGTSKVLPEPPKDVQLDLVKKVESVTDMKDDVYKYFITEVDSVSPVKAEFPVASQYAHPCHGAPTIGHTEPPSIPPRRARVAKYRAKFDPRVTAKYDIKALIGRGSFSRVVRVEHRATRQPYAIKMIETKYREGREVCESELRVLRRVRHANIIQLVEVFETQERVYMVMELATGGELFDRIIAKGSFTERDATRVLQMVLDGVRYLHALGITHRDLKPENLLYYHPGTDSKIIITDFGLASARKKGDDCLMKTTCGTPEYIAPEVLVRKPYTNSVDMWALGVIAYILLSGTMPFEDDNRTRLYRQILRGKYSYLGEPWPSVSNLAKDFIDRLLTVDPGARMTALQALRHPWVVSMAASSSMKNLHRSISQNLLKRASSRCQSTKSAQSTRSSRSTRSNKSRRVRERELRELNLRYQQQYNG
- the Pskh1 gene encoding serine/threonine-protein kinase H1 isoform X3, with product MGCGTSKVLPEPPKDVQLDLVKKVESVTDMKDDVYKYFITEVDSVSPVKAEFPVASQYAHPCHGAPTIGHTEPPSIPPRRARVAKYRAKFDPRVTAKYDIKALIGRGSFSRVVRVEHRATRQPYAIKMIETKYREGREVCESELRVLRRVRHANIIQLVEVFETQERVYMVMELATGGELFDRIIAKGSFTERDATRVLQMVLDGVRYLHALGITHRDLKPENLLYYHPGTDSKIIITDFGLASARKKGDDCLMKTTCGTPEYIAPEVLVRKPYTNSVDMWALGVIAYILLSGTMPFEDDNRTRLYRQILRGKYSYLGENASRPVSHRLTDILSGSSGLIMLGSSPGPVCPTWPKISLTAC
- the Pskh1 gene encoding serine/threonine-protein kinase H1 isoform X2, whose amino-acid sequence is MGCGTSKVLPEPPKDVQLDLVKKVESVTDMKDDVYKYFITEVDSVSPVKAEFPVASQYAHPCHGAPTIGHTEPPSIPPRRARVAKYRAKFDPRVTAKYDIKALIGRGSFSRVVRVEHRATRQPYAIKMIETKYREGREVCESELRVLRRVRHANIIQLVEVFETQERVYMVMELATGGELFDRIIAKGSFTERDATRVLQMVLDGVRYLHALGITHRDLKPENLLYYHPGTDSKIIITDFGLASARKKGDDCLMKTTCGTPEYIAPEVLVRKPYTNSVDMWALGVIAYILLSGTMPFEDDNRTRLYRQILRGKYSYLGELGAVAALEVPATQKTEAGGSQVQGQPGLHIENQSQKTTNNNKKEGISLYPFICCSSLPGPFGILG